A single window of Oncorhynchus clarkii lewisi isolate Uvic-CL-2024 chromosome 10, UVic_Ocla_1.0, whole genome shotgun sequence DNA harbors:
- the LOC139418993 gene encoding neuronal membrane glycoprotein M6-a-like isoform X4 yields MGCFECCVKCLGVLPYASLFATILLYAGVALFCGCGHEALSGTATILQNYFEVVRAPVETLDVLTMIDILKYVIYGVAAAFFVYGILLMVEGFFTTGAIRDLYGDFKITACGRCVSAWFIMLTYIFFLAWLGVTAFTSLPVFMYFNIWTICQNTTVVEGANLCLDLRQFGMVTIGEERKVCTGSEKFFKMCESNELDMTFHLFVCALAGAGAAVIAMASAATVLIRNNVLLTSQSLGKYCTRF; encoded by the exons gatGCTTTGAGTGCTGCGTCAAATGCCTGGGCGTCCTCCCGTATGCCTCTCTCTTCGCCACCATCCTTCTGTACGCTGGGGTGGCGCTGTTCTGTGGCTGCGGGCACGAGGCCCTCTCTGGCACCGCCACCATCCTGCAGAACTACTTCGAGGTGGTCCGAGCTCCTGTGGAAACCCTGGACGTCTTAACCAT GATTGACATCTTGAAGTATGTCATCTACGGCGTGGCGGCGGCATTCTTCGTCTACGGCATCCTGCTGATGGTGGAGGGCTTCTTCACCACCGGCGCCATCAGGGACCTGTACGGAGACTTCAAGATCACCGCCTGCGGACGGTGCGTCTCCGCCTGG TTCATTATGTTGACCTATATCTTCTTCCTGGCCTGGTTGGGTGTGACAGCCTTCACCTCGCTGCCCGTCTTCATGTACTTCAACATCTGGACCATCTGTCAGAACACCACTGTGGTGGAGGGGGCCAACCTCTGCCTGGACCTGCGCCAGTTTG GCATGGTAACTAtcggggaggagaggaaggtgtgCACGGGCTCCGAGAAGTTCTTTAAGATGTGTGAGTCTAACGAg CTGGACATGACGTTCCACTTGTTCGTCTGTGCCCTGGCCGGGGCTGGGGCTGCAGTTATCGCCATG GCGTCAGCTGCCACGGTCCTTATCCGTAACAATGTCCTCCTGACGTCTCAGAGTCTGGGCAAATACTGCACCCGCTTCTGA
- the LOC139418993 gene encoding neuronal membrane glycoprotein M6-a-like isoform X3: MEENMEEGQNSKGCFECCVKCLGVLPYASLFATILLYAGVALFCGCGHEALSGTATILQNYFEVVRAPVETLDVLTMIDILKYVIYGVAAAFFVYGILLMVEGFFTTGAIRDLYGDFKITACGRCVSAWFIMLTYIFFLAWLGVTAFTSLPVFMYFNIWTICQNTTVVEGANLCLDLRQFGMVTIGEERKVCTGSEKFFKMCESNELDMTFHLFVCALAGAGAAVIAMASAATVLIRNNVLLTSQSLGKYCTRF, translated from the exons gatGCTTTGAGTGCTGCGTCAAATGCCTGGGCGTCCTCCCGTATGCCTCTCTCTTCGCCACCATCCTTCTGTACGCTGGGGTGGCGCTGTTCTGTGGCTGCGGGCACGAGGCCCTCTCTGGCACCGCCACCATCCTGCAGAACTACTTCGAGGTGGTCCGAGCTCCTGTGGAAACCCTGGACGTCTTAACCAT GATTGACATCTTGAAGTATGTCATCTACGGCGTGGCGGCGGCATTCTTCGTCTACGGCATCCTGCTGATGGTGGAGGGCTTCTTCACCACCGGCGCCATCAGGGACCTGTACGGAGACTTCAAGATCACCGCCTGCGGACGGTGCGTCTCCGCCTGG TTCATTATGTTGACCTATATCTTCTTCCTGGCCTGGTTGGGTGTGACAGCCTTCACCTCGCTGCCCGTCTTCATGTACTTCAACATCTGGACCATCTGTCAGAACACCACTGTGGTGGAGGGGGCCAACCTCTGCCTGGACCTGCGCCAGTTTG GCATGGTAACTAtcggggaggagaggaaggtgtgCACGGGCTCCGAGAAGTTCTTTAAGATGTGTGAGTCTAACGAg CTGGACATGACGTTCCACTTGTTCGTCTGTGCCCTGGCCGGGGCTGGGGCTGCAGTTATCGCCATG GCGTCAGCTGCCACGGTCCTTATCCGTAACAATGTCCTCCTGACGTCTCAGAGTCTGGGCAAATACTGCACCCGCTTCTGA
- the LOC139418993 gene encoding neuronal membrane glycoprotein M6-a-like isoform X1, translating into MEENMEEGQNSKGCFECCVKCLGVLPYASLFATILLYAGVALFCGCGHEALSGTATILQNYFEVVRAPVETLDVLTMIDILKYVIYGVAAAFFVYGILLMVEGFFTTGAIRDLYGDFKITACGRCVSAWFIMLTYIFFLAWLGVTAFTSLPVFMYFNIWTICQNTTVVEGANLCLDLRQFGMVTIGEERKVCTGSEKFFKMCESNELDMTFHLFVCALAGAGAAVIAMVHYLMVLSANWAYVKDACRMQKYEDIKSKEEQELHDIHSTRSKERLNAYT; encoded by the exons gatGCTTTGAGTGCTGCGTCAAATGCCTGGGCGTCCTCCCGTATGCCTCTCTCTTCGCCACCATCCTTCTGTACGCTGGGGTGGCGCTGTTCTGTGGCTGCGGGCACGAGGCCCTCTCTGGCACCGCCACCATCCTGCAGAACTACTTCGAGGTGGTCCGAGCTCCTGTGGAAACCCTGGACGTCTTAACCAT GATTGACATCTTGAAGTATGTCATCTACGGCGTGGCGGCGGCATTCTTCGTCTACGGCATCCTGCTGATGGTGGAGGGCTTCTTCACCACCGGCGCCATCAGGGACCTGTACGGAGACTTCAAGATCACCGCCTGCGGACGGTGCGTCTCCGCCTGG TTCATTATGTTGACCTATATCTTCTTCCTGGCCTGGTTGGGTGTGACAGCCTTCACCTCGCTGCCCGTCTTCATGTACTTCAACATCTGGACCATCTGTCAGAACACCACTGTGGTGGAGGGGGCCAACCTCTGCCTGGACCTGCGCCAGTTTG GCATGGTAACTAtcggggaggagaggaaggtgtgCACGGGCTCCGAGAAGTTCTTTAAGATGTGTGAGTCTAACGAg CTGGACATGACGTTCCACTTGTTCGTCTGTGCCCTGGCCGGGGCTGGGGCTGCAGTTATCGCCATG GTCCACTACCTAATGGTACTGTCTGCTAACTGGGCCTACGTGAAGGACGCGTGTCGGATGCAGAAGTACGAGGACATTAAGtccaaggaggagcaggagctcCACGACATCCACTCCACTCGCTCTAAAGAGCGTCTCAATGCCTACACCTAA
- the LOC139418993 gene encoding neuronal membrane glycoprotein M6-a-like isoform X2: MGCFECCVKCLGVLPYASLFATILLYAGVALFCGCGHEALSGTATILQNYFEVVRAPVETLDVLTMIDILKYVIYGVAAAFFVYGILLMVEGFFTTGAIRDLYGDFKITACGRCVSAWFIMLTYIFFLAWLGVTAFTSLPVFMYFNIWTICQNTTVVEGANLCLDLRQFGMVTIGEERKVCTGSEKFFKMCESNELDMTFHLFVCALAGAGAAVIAMVHYLMVLSANWAYVKDACRMQKYEDIKSKEEQELHDIHSTRSKERLNAYT, translated from the exons gatGCTTTGAGTGCTGCGTCAAATGCCTGGGCGTCCTCCCGTATGCCTCTCTCTTCGCCACCATCCTTCTGTACGCTGGGGTGGCGCTGTTCTGTGGCTGCGGGCACGAGGCCCTCTCTGGCACCGCCACCATCCTGCAGAACTACTTCGAGGTGGTCCGAGCTCCTGTGGAAACCCTGGACGTCTTAACCAT GATTGACATCTTGAAGTATGTCATCTACGGCGTGGCGGCGGCATTCTTCGTCTACGGCATCCTGCTGATGGTGGAGGGCTTCTTCACCACCGGCGCCATCAGGGACCTGTACGGAGACTTCAAGATCACCGCCTGCGGACGGTGCGTCTCCGCCTGG TTCATTATGTTGACCTATATCTTCTTCCTGGCCTGGTTGGGTGTGACAGCCTTCACCTCGCTGCCCGTCTTCATGTACTTCAACATCTGGACCATCTGTCAGAACACCACTGTGGTGGAGGGGGCCAACCTCTGCCTGGACCTGCGCCAGTTTG GCATGGTAACTAtcggggaggagaggaaggtgtgCACGGGCTCCGAGAAGTTCTTTAAGATGTGTGAGTCTAACGAg CTGGACATGACGTTCCACTTGTTCGTCTGTGCCCTGGCCGGGGCTGGGGCTGCAGTTATCGCCATG GTCCACTACCTAATGGTACTGTCTGCTAACTGGGCCTACGTGAAGGACGCGTGTCGGATGCAGAAGTACGAGGACATTAAGtccaaggaggagcaggagctcCACGACATCCACTCCACTCGCTCTAAAGAGCGTCTCAATGCCTACACCTAA